The genomic interval TCCTAACCCTGTCGACGGCAGCAGCGATCATGACTTAAGCGTCGGCTTCCTCTTCGCGGCGCCATTCGGTGATTATTCCAACCACGGTGACCAGCTCATCCCTTGGCGCCTGGCAACGTCTTAAACATGTCCACCgacaacaacaatggaggTAATAAAGGCGATGACAATGATAGTGGAGGAGACACCACCAAAAATACTGTCACCAACAACATCGCCTCGTCGAGTTATAGAACGGATTTGTTCTCAGGGCAGTATAATCGCTTTATCATAGATGCTCTTACGATTAGTAGCATATTCATATTTAGCGTATTTAAAAGATCATTTTTATCCCGTGCTTAGTATTTCTTTCCTTTGGTTTAAAACATGCTAATTAATGATCATAATTCCAACAACCACAAGGCAAAGCTTGAGGAGGAAGGACCACGTGACGACGCATTCTCAGTGCATGATTGCCAAGTATTGAGGCATGCATTGACTCTAGTCGCAAACTAAATAGTGCAAGCGAACAACGGTAGGGCAAGGTGTGGAGAAAGGGCGAGCGACACGATGGCACCAAACTACATCAGCAATGGGATGAGGTGGCATGGCTGCACAACATCCAACCAGGTCGATTTGATGGGTGCAATTGCCTTCTACTGTCGAGGAGGGATCGAATGGCACGGTGACGTCGGGATGCCAAGTTTCGAGGGCGATGCAAAGGATAGCTAGAGAGGCGACATGTTGAACTGGGCTTGCCTATTTGGTCATTTCCTTGAACACAAGGCAGGCACGGGCAGGGTGCCTGCCCAAATAAGAAAATGGAAATGGGATGGGGGAGAACGGAAAAGGTAGAAGGGGAGGGCCAAATTGCAAGATTATgatttttggaattttggaaATGATTGGGGttccaaaatatttctaaatttttattgatcACCAAATTATGATATttcctaaaatatttatgattcaACAAGATGTATATAGTACTTTTGGAAGGTTTGAAAGAAGATAAAAGGGAATTCTAATAATCTGATAACTAGTTTTCTAGCAAAAGTTAGCTAGCTAACCAGTCCATTTAGCTGGTGGAATGGCCAGCTTAGCGAAATGGTTAATCTCAAGGGgcctgtttttttaatttcaaaagtTAATAGCTTAGataactactacctccgtttctaTCGTAAGGTTTTCTAGTTTTGgctaaattcatttatggatgaatgtatataatttatatatgtatcaagatttattaacatccagatgaatctagacaatgctagaaagtcatACATTGCGAAACAGAGGAATTTGTCGGAGATGCTATTAAGGACAGTAAAATTAAACAGATGATTTAGTTgggaaatatatatgtactccaACCAAAAGATACattgaatatgaatatatgctATTGCACTTGAGCAAGGCAACACATGTGGCATTATCACTTGAGCAAGGCAACACATGTGGCATTATCATATGACAGATTGTGGGGAGTCCAGAATGCTTATCGAGAGATTTCCCCTGCAGGTGCTAATcataagagcaaggctaataatatagccaacaagctggctataagacttcttGTAGTCTTCTTGTAGCCCACTCATATAATTATTAGCTCTTTATCTTTAATGCATGATCCACATGctgtcttggttcttgtgcttaagctggctataagcttatagccagcttatcctctctcctcccttctctctttcacatcagcatttagatgacttatagcctgctattatacttgctctaagctaGCACAGCCACAAAATGTTTAGTGCTGAGGCCATTTGGAACAATCATGATTAGCTCCGCTCAGCGCCACATTCTCGGGTCAATTCACGTCAGATACTGATGCAAATCAAGAGCTCGATATAATCGATCTGCCACACTGCTCGATGCAGTCGCGTAATTAAGCACATTTGTCGATGATTTATGGCGTCGCTCGCAGTACCATGACAAGAAAACCGATGATCCGAATCTCAGGCGACACAACAAAGATTTGGAGACGCTTTAAAGTACTCCAAACATGTGGATGCTTTGTAGGAGATGATCAGATGAGTCCAAAACTAATTTCGTTTTTAGAGCCAATACTGAAGGCCGTCAGTCCACAATGTTCCTATTTAATCATTGACCAAGTCAGTACAGGACAAATTCTCCTACAGATAAACAGTTAAGCGTGACGGCAGGCGAACGACAGTTTGGCCAGGTCTGAGTTACGCACATTTTTCACTTtcaagtttctttttttaattaaaaaaatcactttcAAGTTGCATCCGTGGAGGCGTAGACAATACTAATACAGTTACTAAACGGAACTCACAGCTGCTAAAGATAATGGACGACCAACAATTTATTGACTTCTGGGACCTacaattttcttatttcttttttcactcTATTGTAAGGTAAGCACCACGTACATAAGAAATTGTGTGGAGTGCAAAGTAAATGGTCTGGAATTAGTAGTATGATGGATAAATAGTGTCTGTCTGAAAGTGCAGCGATGATCTTAATATTTCTGTTGGGGCTGGAGATGTGTAATAAGCTTTTTTCCATGTAGAAAAGCAAAATTAgctttatgtatatatacaccattTAGACAACCACATGAAGGAAAATTTCCCTGAACTTGATTTAACTGCAGTACCAATATTATATTATCGCATATTTCTATATCAAAAAAGACCATAACATAGTTAAGTAAAGTTGATTAAATGaattattgaaaatattaattgttgcTTAAAAGGTGGTGAGAAAAATATGGACAGTTACGAATCCTCATCACTAATGGCTCAAAATCCTCACCTAATAGGTGGGCCAAcagttagatttttttaagtgttATGGAAGCTTATTTGTAACAACTGCACATTTGAAATTAATGGCTCGAGAGTTTGAACCGTTATAGATGAAGATGTTATCATAGAAACAAATATTGATCACAAGTTATGAAAATGTTGGCTGCACATTAATTTCCATTGTGAGCTCATTGTCCTCATTGCTGCAAAGGTACAATTaccacaacaacaaaaaactaatggAGTCGACAAAAATGGACATAAGTCCTTTATAAAggtcccatttattattagcGTATAAGAATGATCATTCAGGGTATGCCTAtaatttcttctatttttctataaatttagttcAAGAAATATGGATATTGATCCCAAAGAATTGATGCCAGGATGTGGCAGTACATTCACCACGTATGTATTAGGTTGCATCCAGTTCCCAAAACCTTTTGGGAGTGAGACGTGCAcggtcacatatttgaagtattaaatatagtataatacaaaacaaatttcagattttgcctggaaaccgcgagacgaatcttttgagtctaattaatctgttattagcacatattggttactgtagtacttatggctaattatgtattaattagacttaaaagatttgtctcatgtatatttaatgcttcatttagatgtccaaagatttgatatgatgtttttaaaaaattattttaggaactaaacagggcctccTACTCCCTCTAAAAGGAGTATGGATAGTAAATGTGTTGTACTTGTTGATATAAAGGCATCTTAAAAGGAAGAGCCCAATGTTGACTTTCTTCTCATCCACGTTAGTAATACTAACTCATTTTATAAGCTTATGTACAAATGTAGATTGAGGAATAGTCTTTTCATTAATAcaacaagatattttttattactcttctttccttttaatcTATCtcatgcaacaaaattttcttaaataaacgCTAatagtcgactctaagccgttaTCATGCATAACAACTATTTTCTCTTTGCTTACTTTTCTTTCCTCCATATCATTATATTTGTACAAATAAATGCCCTAATGGTTGTGTGCatcctttattttattaaacaaataaatcataCTGCACTGTTTTGGTGCGGATAGGCCGACTTACTTCAGtgaaaatatatacatcacGGCCAAATTATGACCCCTTCAATTCATCCCTTAACCACGTTTTTTATTCTGGTAACTAGGGATAACAATTATATCCATTTACTTGTGGATAAAAACCTAATAGGGTTGAGTTTGTTCTCTATTTGATATCCAGGGTATTTTATTGGGTCAAATTAGTACCCAACAGGTATGGGTATCCGTTTATCCGTTTATGTGATACTTACAGGTGGGGCAAGCCATCTAttgtatatatagaaaattttagggCTTATTCCCCCCCCAGCTACTGGCCCCAATCAGACCAACCGGCCGCTAGTAGTAGATCTGATCGACTGCCCCTGTCTGCTGCTTTGGAGTCCGGATGCCGCTACCGCCGACGCTGGTTGAGGCTCTCGCCCCGATCCCTGTCCCCGTCCCTGTCCCGGGGCCGACGCAGCCACCCCCGACCCCGCCCCGCTGCCCCCATCTTCACCGAGGCAGGTAAACGGGTATACCCGCTGGTATACGGTGCCTGTGGGTAATAGATATCAGCAGATTTTATACCTACGGCGTAGATTCATCCGATTGGTACATGTATGGATATGGATAGTTACTACCCGTGTATGCCCATAATGCCCGATTGCCATCCCTTGTAAGTGAATCTCTCGTACTCGATAATGTTctttatcttgttttttttctcggcAACATATACGTGCATCCAAACATTTCGTTGGCACATATAATGGCAGGCAGGTGAGTTGAAAGAGGATGGAACACATAATGATAGCGGCTAGTGGGAAGCTAGGCATGCACGCACGACATGAGGAGGAAAAGGCTCCAAGCATGCGCCATCAAAATGTTTGCGACCGGCATGTATATCATCTAGCTAGACATACACACAGCGAGCTAGCTAAACCATGCCCCTCCCACGCACGACATGAGCTGGACGCATGAGAAATTGAGAACTGATATGAGAAGACACCACCATGCACCTTTGTTGCTCGCTCCACCTGCAACGGCCGGGGAACATGTGGGCTTCAACCCTTTCGCCACTTTTGTGATAAAAGCGAGACATGCAAACTTTGCTATGTGGTGCCATGCCCCTCATAAACTGCCTGCCCTAGCTAGCTGCCATCATGTCCTTTTGCTACTGTCTGTCTATCTAtcgatctatctatctatctatttgATGCATGTCCAGTTGCCAATTGCCAATTAAAGCAACACTTTTTTGCAGCCAGggtagtagtactagtacgTACAGCAATGGCGTGGAGACACGCATTATATGTAGTAGCTGCAGTCAGTCAGTCTTGTATTAGCAATCTAGCATGCAATgcattagctagctagtgctGCTGTGGTGCCCCCATTGATACTATGACCTCCTCACTACTACTTCAGCTTGTCAGGTTGTCTCTCTAGCTAGTGAACAGCTTCGGGCTCCACTGCATTTGTGTCACCAAGTATAGGAAATGGGAGCTGATGAATGGAGCAATGAGGTGTAGGGTTTTCTTGCCAGGGACAAGAGGTACAACATAGCAGGTAGCCGCCGCATGCATTATATGGTTTGAAATGAGAAAAAGGTATTGATGTTTGGTCGCATGGACCATTTCGCCAGGTTTGATTTAGAGAACAAGAAGGTGCAAGGCATATAGTTCGGCTTTTCACAAGAAAATTCAATCCATGATCGAGGAGGATCTCTAATTGTTTTTCCTCTCGTTATTGAAGCGATCCTCTGCAGTAGCTATTGAAAAGCAAGCGTAGCCAATAAGATGTTTCTGAACCTTCAGTTGATCCTACAACTTTGAGCTgggattatatatatcaacatgacGAAATATAGAGTGTGCCAAATTTTCTACTAGAAAATCCATTTCCTagacatcatttttttaagactacGTATAAAATTGCAATTAATTACTAGCTCCAACTATGATCAACAAGCACCGTACCGCGTGAGTTCAGAACTGCTACAACGCAGCTGGAGAAGTTGAGAACAACGACCATGACGTACGGTAATCCTCGCCCAAATTGAAGGAACAAATCTAATACAGCATCAAGTAGCTTGTCCATGCATTCGTGTGAAAGTAGAGCTAGCTATTTGCTCATCACTCCTGTAACTCGAACTACTACAAAATCCGTTTTACCAAGTGAGTGGCTTTTCACTATGCAGGGTGGGCtgaggctgcgttcgtttcGCCTTATTGAGATATTGAACTGCTTTGTTAGCACGTTTTGAAAACTACTAAATGTTTTCCATTAGCACGCtcttcaaactactaaatgatgtatttcgtactaaaattttttatatagaaattattttagaagaccaaataaattaatttttttaatttttaataagtaatacttaattaatcatatactaattacgtTTATCATTTTCCGGGTGGCTACTCAGCTTTCGCAACAGCTTGTTTCGAACGCAGCCTGAAGTTGGTTTCGTCTGCGAAGTGCTCGAGGTGTTGCAGGCTCACCCGCGGAAACATACCCATTTTCACATTCGATCAGCGTACATAGTCTAGCCATCTTTAAAAACTGAAACATAATAGGTAGGAAAAACTGAAACATAATAGGTAGGCCGCTTACTTACTTTGGTCATTTACAAAAACCGTGCAAACCCATTTTCGCATGAAGTCAGCTTCTCTGTATGTGAAAAACCATGATTTTACTAGGTCTTCAATCACATATGGGGCTGCCCCGCCCGCATGCGAAAATCTATTCGATCTACCGTTCCGAAAGAACCGCTTTTTAGTACCGCACTAGCGCTGAAAATTCTTGTTGGCCGTTGCCAGCTAAATTACGGTTAATTGGGTGTTGTTGTCGCttgttgtatataaaaataagaagacCAAGAAGAAACAAACGTTTCGTCAAAGCATTACTAGCATATACTCCATCTCATattctatcctaaaaataaaatatgtggaGGGAAATCGTTACTTAAGTACATACTTCATCCCATTCTTCAAAAATTTAACATCATCAATATGttggaaacaaaaaaactccatatttaaagtttctcTATACTCAttccatttttaaataatcatcagCGCTAGAATAGATTTTAAACACTACTTACTCTATACTCATTCCATGATTTTAGCTCACTACAAAGCACCATAGCTTATGTACCTTTTCTTGTGTATAGTAGTATTTATAAACAGGCCATGTCCTTTGCTGTTGCAGACTAAACCCTCTGGGCTGAAGTTTTATTAGGCCGATTTGGCCCACACGCATGAAGGCTCGACCACTTGAGGCTCTGCGGCCCACGAAAAATGACAAAGAGTAGATATAGCAAAGAACATTTCCgacagatgaaaaaaaaaatgtattttgattTCCTCTCGAGTTTGGTTTGTATCCTCTAATCATGAAACCACGTATTGAGCACTTCTCAGCTATTGATATCGGTGCAAATCGATTTTCTCGGTAGTTTTTTAGTGGTTATTTGGATCTAtggaccttttttttctgtcacaTCGGATACTTGGATGCTAATTacgagtattaaatatagatgaataacaaaactaattgtataataaaggatattttattagacaaaatttttaagcctaattaattcacaattagcaaatatttactgtagcatcacattcgctaatcatggactaattaggctcaatagattcgtctcgtgaaataatCCAGAGTAtaaggtgggttttattagtagtctatatttagtacttctaattagtgtccaaatattcgatgtgacaaggaaaaaaatttagaggatccaaacaaccccttaatGATGGTTTTGTCCATATGGCGTCAACATAGTAGTTTGACCTGTTATTTATGTGACGTCCATGTTGCGCTTACATGgtatttactttaaaaaaagtaaaaatttataaaacatgtgagttaaataaaaaataaatacccTTCATGTAACTGATATGTAggcctataatttttttattttttgagtctaaaaaataaataaaaatttataggacccatatgtcaggcacacaaacaaatataatactTTCATGTATTTTATGGGGCcaccatgttttatttttcatgtgactaacaggtgggcccaattattttttgaagacTCAAATTCCACCAAAATGCCATGTCACATGAAAGACAAGGTTAAGCTTGCACGTAGGCGTTATGTATGATAAAACCATCATCAAAACTACCCGAGGAGTCGATTTGCACCAGTATTTGGCGGATACCCCACCTCATATCCACTTCTGTTATTAGGTAATACTATAATACTATatttgtttcacaatataagattttctatcattgtctatattcatatggatgttaataaatttagacatatatataaacgaaTATAATGATCAATAGATCAATAGGCataactaaaaagtcttatagtaTAAAACGGACATAAATCAAATTCAGTCTATACTTGGGGAGTTAAAATGTGCTTTTCCCTGAGAAAGAGGAAGGCCTCAAAATAACTAGTTGGGACTGGGATAGGCTGTGTTCAGATGAGAGGGCTGGAACTTTTCCGACCGGCAAAACGGTGGATTAGCacgtaattaattagctaaaaAACTGTAAGAATAATTAACATAATCTTGCAAACAACTTTTTATAGAGAATAGTTCTAAGTATCGTGCgcatgtattaattagtgaGCAGGTGTTGGGAAAACTGGAGAAAATAACCCatcctaatttgttttggggttgGTCCAGGTCCAGCACTCCGTGCGCTCCCAAGCCACTCAGAGCTTCAGAGGGAAGCTCCAAGTCAGTCGTAGCCGCGAGCTCCCGAAGGCCTGGCGCGTGAGGTGAGACCGAGAAGGGAAGCACTGCGCTAGCTGACCCAGATGCATGACATGTGTCTCCACCAGGCAGGCTGTGGGGTGCTGCATCGCCATCGATCGCCCGCCGATTTGATGGACTGTGAATGTTCACATGCTTGCCAGGGGAATCGGTCGGGTCGCTCCCGCCGACCGCACCGTGGCCGCTGTTCAGCGCGCCGACCGGCCGGTGCTAGCTATGGCAATTACGCCGCCCTGAGCCCCTCCGTGACCAAGTACGTGTGCACATACATCCGCCATTTCAAGTGTGTTGCGCCGGGCGAATGGTTGGCACGGCGACCCACACCTGGCCAACTTATTGGTGTCGGTGAtcttttttggttttcaaaagaacagtatatttacaaaccaGAAGATAATTTAggaatacaacttttatatacgtatccatagcaatctaaaaaccaaagctgaaaaataaagttcggtaaaaaaccttaaaatcaactctaaacttaagattgaaaatagaTTTTGTCATATAAGcagtagaagcgaaaaaaaaTAGGGGTGGCACATCCGTCGCTGCATCCTGTAATACCACCGGTGTAAATTAGCTGCCCAAAGTCAAACACATAGACTATGTCAAAACGATTAATATAGAGGTTTAAAACTTATAGCCCAATTGGCGCTGCGGCCCAAAACTAGTGGCTCTCCACTGGTAGGTCATGATGTTCCAGTACAGTTTTGGCAATTGCAATCGATTGAAGATGAATTTGGAGATGAGGTTAGATCcgtatgaaaataaaaattgagaCCTTTTCGTCAAGTACTTATGCTTCCTCAACGGACCTATGGATCAACAACTATGCTCATTAGAATCCGACGTTGTGTAGGAGTTCAAGGCAAAGATGGTCTTTCTTCGTCTTCTCCATTGTTCCTGCGCACAGTAGCATTAGCCCAAACACTTATTAGTATCCCaatcaataaatcatgattATGCATTCATCTAATTATTAAGTGGGCAAGCACAAGCACGTGTGATTGGTCCTTGAAACACTCAGGCAACTAAACAAGATGAAGTTGCATCTGCATATCCGAGCTAAGCCTAATGCAGATAACAAAACACATCCTTAATGACCTTATTAAGTCTATAAACTCAAACCttaatattaaagtttaaattcaagtCTCATCAAGCCCATGAATTTTGTCTTAGTGACCATTAGATATTGTGCTAAACCTACACACAAAtcagttcattttttttgtttagcaTGCCTGGCATTCAGATAGCCATACAACCAATGATAGTAATTTGTAACCTAGCCATTTTCAAGAGAGATAATTCAACAAGTACCCCTAAAATCTCTTTTCGGGAATCTCTAATAAGGATTTAAGGATGGAGATATCCTCCTCCCATGTGATGATCTCTTCCCTCTTCCCATGGAACACTCATTGTGAGTGAGCGGTAATGGCcatgtttattattttgtacTTCTGTTTCTAGAGTAGGTAACAATGTTGAAAGAGAAGCTCGAAGATAGCATGGCCATACCAATATGAAGGCCCAACATAGAGGTGCATTGCTGAAGTATATGCTTCTTTCATGGACGTTAGATGAGCATTTCCCAAAAGGATTGCTTCTTGAATAAATTGTTCTATGTTTGTCAATATTGGTAATATGTGGAGGTGTAGAAGAAGATAGAGGGGCAAAAGAAGAATGAGGCAGTTGAAAGTCTAGATTGATGGATAGCGGAATATTTCTTCTCGTTTAGATGACTAGTAGATACCCATGCTTTgctatagaaatatattacaaaatatttcagAAATCTTTTTATTAACTATGTTAGTAATATCacttatttgaaataaatatggactattctataatattagaaaatatcatggactaatttataaaaatactataGAAGGCCGTGGGATTCACTGTCATCACCGGTagacatatttaaagtagtGCATATAATTGAGTATAACAAAATCTTATAACTCTTACTCCCTCTAATTTCACAATTCTTGTCGTTTTGGACAATGGTGTGGTCAAACTATTAAAACTTTgattattaataacttttcaaatattgaattttagaaacattagGACAACACGTGTGTAGATGAGTtataaagaataatttaataaaaataaacatatacatatatatatatatataagtaaaaaattacaattaaaGATAGATTTAGAAGAACGTGTCGTATAAAATGATAAGAAATATCAAATTGTAGAGAGTATAATTTAGTGTGGCATGTATGAGAGTAGAGATTGTTTAGATGTTATCCTAAGGTTGTGTGAACGGGCCTCTGGCTGATTTGGTTAGGCCCCTCGTCTATCCCACCTAGGTCGTTCTCACATGGAATATGGTAAGACAGGGGTTCGAGTGTTTTCTTGACTTGTGTAAGAAGATCTTCTTCTACGCTTAATACTTGGGACTGTCTTACCTGTACaggacaaattttttttttatcctaagGTTGTCGCTATTTGCTGCAGTTTCATGTTTTACTTGTGCAAGTTGTAACTAATAAAATGTAATCAATACTTTAGCTTAAAAAAGGATTGATGCATTTTTTTGAGTTGTTGATATATGAGACCATAATAATTGAGAGATAATCTTATCGTAAGTATGGCtatgaaccaaacaaaatccTAACTAGATTAAAATTACCTATATAAGACATGGAAATCATAAACAATGTTTGGCAAATGTTCtttctgttccaaaataaatgatcattttgaccaaaatatatatcctAAATTAAGTATCATCCCTAAACACCAACGAATAGGAGCAAATTCCTACAAACCTCCTTGTACCAATATGCCTAAAGAACCACCACTATCCAAACCATAAGCAACACACTATAAAAATGCTCTTTGAGGCAACGGTCACTATCACCCCCTTGATCCAATTATGCGTTACCAGctcttccaattaattaaataatcgACCGTGAGCGATCTGGGACTGGGACTGAGGGGCTGTTTGGGGGCaagggctaaagtttagcccccttatccattgaatttttggacacttattataaatagtaaacgcagactattaattaaatctatctataattttgaactaattcgtgagacgaatctattgagcctaattaatccatgattagcctatgtgatgctataataaacatgctctaattatagattaattaggcttaaaaaattcgtgtAGTGGATTAGcacacatttataaaattagttttttttattagtctatgtttaatactttaaattagtgtccaaatatccgatgaggctaaaaagtttagctctATCTAAAGAACCCCGCCCCTGGCATCCGAGTCCTACCCCTTGTGTACCTTACCATTATCAGCGATCGATTAGCTAGAAACAAAACCCACCATTTCTTTCACTGTTCATGCGTATTTAACGTTGCAGATCGCCACCGCGTGTCAGATGAGATGGGATTGGGATGAACCAAACATGCACGCTCCTACTACACCCAAGTTGTGAATTGTGGGGTAGCACATGTATAACACATCCATCTGTTCTTTCTTTCGACCAACTAAAAGATGCGCAATAATGCATCCGCCCCCACCCTCACCCCCAACAACAACCAACCCGTGTTGCACGATCGATTCGATGAGATCGTTCGTGCACGCATGTTGTCCTCGTGCCAAATCCGACCATGGCATGGCCGGTGCGCCCAGCACCAGAgacgagagaaaaaaacaatgaccTCCAAGTATGTGAACGACATGACCACCGAACGAACAAAGGGACCCGTTAAATATTGGGCAGGCAGCGCCGTGCTACCCACTGCGCTACGCTAAAAGTGTTGAGAGACTAGTAGTACCACTTGATTGACCATGGCCGCAGCAGCCGCCCCCTCGCGCGTCTCCGTCAaggcagcagcggcgcccgGGCATGGGGGCTTCGCCAAGATCCGCCCGCAGGTGCTGTCGGCCGGGGTGAGGAGCGAGGGCTTCGGCCGCGGGGCGAGGAGATCAGGCGCCGTCCGGGCGTCGCTGTTCTCGCCGAAGCCGGCGGCGCCCAAGGACGCGAGGCCGGCCAAGGTGCAGGAGATGTACGTGTACGAGATCAACGAGCGCGACCGCGAGAGCCCCGCCTACCTCCGCCTCAGCGCCAAGCAGACGGAGAACGCGCTCGGCGACCTCGTCCCCTTCACCAACAAGGTCCTCGTCCGCTtccttccccctccccctcccctgctGCCTCGTTAGTTTCTTGGCAGAAAGCAAGCAGCTCATCTCGTTTCCTGGTCTGGGTGCAGGTGTACAGCGGCAGCCTGGACAAGCGGCTGGGGATCACGGCGGGGATCTGCGTCCTGGTCCAGCACGTCCCGGAGCGCAACGGCGACCGCTACGAGGCCATCTACAGCTTCTACTTCGGCGACTACGGCCACATCTCCGTGCAGGGCCCCTACCTGACCTACGAGGAGTCCTacctcgccgtcaccggcgGCTCCGGCGTGTTCGAGGGCGCCTACGGGCAGGTCAAGCTC from Oryza brachyantha chromosome 3, ObraRS2, whole genome shotgun sequence carries:
- the LOC102709159 gene encoding allene oxide cyclase, chloroplastic; this encodes MAAAAAPSRVSVKAAAAPGHGGFAKIRPQVLSAGVRSEGFGRGARRSGAVRASLFSPKPAAPKDARPAKVQEMYVYEINERDRESPAYLRLSAKQTENALGDLVPFTNKVYSGSLDKRLGITAGICVLVQHVPERNGDRYEAIYSFYFGDYGHISVQGPYLTYEESYLAVTGGSGVFEGAYGQVKLNQIVFPFKIFYTFYLKGIPDLPRELLCTPVPPSPTVEPTPAAKATEPHACLNNFTN